One stretch of Pedobacter riviphilus DNA includes these proteins:
- a CDS encoding BatA domain-containing protein — protein sequence MNFLYPGFLFALISVAIPVIIHLFNFRKFKKVYFSNVQLLKEVEQQNSSKEKLKNLLILLSRILAIIFLALAFAQPYIPANNQKSTALKNIVSIYIDNSYSMEAINKDGNLLDEAKRRAKELVKGFGINDRFQLLTNDFEGKHQRLLNEEAFLKALEDVKISASNRNLQQVLNRQGNVLTGSGNNKYSFLISDFQKNSSSTKKLETKADIQYSFLKLNANTLPNVAVDSVWMLSPNHQPGANERLVVQLKNYSEEEAKNIPLKLSINNQQKGLGAVTIPAGKTVKDTLNFSGLNAGWQKGIVSIKDFPVTFDDTLSFSFKVDESFPVLSINGANAGNYIKALFAADSYYKLAENAESNVNYSNFANYGLIVLNGLKNPSTGLAQQLKNYLNAGGTVVLFPDLDANIQTYNSFLSGLSLPIVQALNTTANKVDQIDLQNPIFRTVFEEIPKNLDLPTVSRYYSFVEKNSSNKEDIMLLPGRKPFFSKYGVGNGQVYLSASGLNTSDGNLARHPVFVPLIYRLALSGGNEVPLYYNIGNDNILASKKISLGKNQSLKITADHFEAIPEIRQSDGKTLIYIADQIKNAGFYNLKLADSLLAVYSFNNGRTESDMHYLSKTELEQLADKSNLKIFDTDKDAVKLIAGGNKIGQTLWKLCLILSLIFIAAEILLIRFFNNTKKTI from the coding sequence ATGAATTTCCTTTATCCGGGCTTTCTTTTTGCACTAATATCGGTTGCTATCCCGGTTATCATTCATTTATTTAATTTCAGGAAGTTTAAAAAGGTTTATTTCTCTAATGTTCAGCTTTTAAAAGAAGTAGAACAACAAAACTCTTCTAAAGAAAAACTTAAAAACCTGCTTATTCTGTTGTCGCGGATTTTGGCGATCATCTTTTTGGCGCTGGCATTTGCTCAACCCTACATTCCTGCTAACAACCAAAAAAGTACTGCTTTAAAAAATATAGTCAGCATTTATATCGATAATTCTTACAGTATGGAAGCCATTAATAAAGATGGCAACCTACTCGATGAAGCCAAGCGGAGGGCAAAAGAACTGGTTAAAGGTTTTGGTATCAACGACCGTTTTCAGCTTTTAACTAACGATTTCGAAGGCAAACATCAACGTTTGTTAAACGAAGAAGCGTTTTTGAAAGCATTAGAAGATGTTAAAATATCGGCTTCAAACCGAAACCTTCAACAGGTACTAAACAGGCAAGGCAATGTTTTAACAGGTTCCGGAAATAATAAATATAGCTTTTTGATCTCCGATTTTCAAAAAAATAGCTCGTCCACAAAAAAACTCGAAACCAAAGCCGATATTCAGTATTCATTTTTGAAATTGAATGCCAATACTTTGCCCAATGTGGCCGTTGATAGTGTTTGGATGCTTTCTCCAAATCATCAGCCCGGTGCTAATGAACGTTTAGTGGTACAACTAAAAAATTATTCAGAAGAAGAAGCAAAGAATATTCCGTTAAAATTAAGCATCAACAACCAGCAAAAAGGATTGGGAGCTGTAACTATCCCTGCAGGTAAAACAGTTAAGGATACCCTGAATTTCTCAGGACTTAATGCAGGTTGGCAAAAAGGTATTGTGAGCATTAAAGATTTTCCGGTAACATTTGACGATACACTGTCGTTCAGTTTTAAAGTTGATGAAAGTTTTCCGGTTTTAAGTATTAATGGTGCTAATGCAGGGAATTACATTAAAGCGTTGTTTGCTGCCGATAGCTACTACAAGCTTGCAGAAAATGCAGAAAGCAATGTGAACTACAGTAATTTTGCCAATTACGGTTTAATTGTATTGAATGGATTGAAAAATCCTTCAACAGGATTGGCACAACAGTTAAAAAACTATCTGAATGCAGGTGGTACAGTGGTACTTTTTCCTGATTTGGATGCCAATATTCAAACTTATAATTCATTTTTAAGCGGATTGTCGCTTCCTATCGTTCAAGCTTTAAATACAACAGCAAATAAAGTTGACCAGATTGATTTGCAAAACCCCATTTTCAGGACAGTTTTTGAGGAAATCCCCAAAAATCTGGATTTGCCAACTGTTTCCCGTTATTATTCTTTTGTAGAGAAAAATAGCTCCAACAAAGAAGATATTATGTTGCTGCCTGGTAGAAAGCCCTTTTTCTCCAAATATGGGGTTGGGAACGGCCAGGTTTATTTATCAGCTTCTGGATTAAATACCAGTGATGGAAATCTGGCACGTCATCCGGTTTTTGTGCCGTTAATTTATCGCTTGGCCCTGAGTGGGGGAAATGAAGTGCCTTTATATTATAATATTGGCAATGACAATATATTGGCCAGTAAAAAAATCAGCTTGGGTAAAAACCAGAGCTTAAAAATCACAGCCGATCATTTTGAAGCGATTCCTGAAATACGCCAATCAGATGGGAAAACGCTGATTTACATCGCCGATCAGATAAAAAATGCAGGCTTTTATAACCTAAAACTTGCAGATTCGCTGCTCGCTGTTTATAGTTTTAACAATGGCAGAACAGAATCTGATATGCACTATCTAAGCAAAACAGAACTTGAACAATTAGCAGATAAAAGTAATCTTAAGATATTTGATACTGATAAAGATGCCGTTAAATTAATTGCCGGCGGCAATAAAATCGGGCAAACTTTATGGAAACTTTGCCTAATTTTGTCGCTGATTTTTATCGCAGCAGAAATTTTGCTCATCCGATTTTTTAACAACACAAAAAAAACAATATGA
- a CDS encoding dihydroorotase gives MNLLVKNVTITDPQSKFNNQQCDIRVENGKIKNIGKLTADKSETIFDAQGAFLTPGFFDLNCAAGDPGFETKEDIQTLTATAKAGGFTGLALLPQTNPVVQSKSQVEYIINKAKNNLVDVLPVGAISQNREAKELAELFDMQQAGAIAFSDGDRALQDDGFMSRALQYAKGFDALLMVYPENKSIAGKSQINESKNSVLLGMKGLPALAEEMHIARDIFLASYNETKIHISNISTAGAVALIRKAKKDGVQVSCDVTAHHLVFTEELLSDFDSNYKVKPPLRAKADVKALIAGLKDGTIDAITSQHRPEEIEFKNVEFEIAHYGIIALQTVLPLLLKAGLDIALIAEKLAINPRKLLNLTVPVMEEGAEANFTVLNTTEKWMYNAASNHSRSANSPLLGTELTGKVKLVYNNNQYWES, from the coding sequence ATGAATCTCCTGGTTAAAAATGTAACCATTACCGATCCGCAAAGTAAATTTAACAATCAACAATGTGATATCAGGGTAGAAAATGGTAAAATTAAAAACATAGGTAAATTAACTGCCGATAAAAGCGAAACCATTTTTGATGCTCAGGGTGCTTTTTTAACGCCGGGCTTTTTCGATTTAAACTGCGCTGCCGGCGACCCCGGTTTCGAAACTAAGGAAGATATTCAAACATTAACCGCAACCGCAAAAGCTGGTGGTTTTACCGGATTAGCTTTATTGCCGCAAACCAATCCGGTTGTACAGTCAAAATCGCAAGTAGAATACATTATCAATAAGGCCAAAAACAATTTGGTTGATGTTTTGCCAGTTGGTGCTATTAGCCAGAATCGCGAAGCAAAAGAACTTGCCGAACTGTTCGATATGCAACAGGCCGGGGCAATAGCTTTTTCTGATGGAGATAGGGCCTTGCAGGATGATGGTTTTATGAGCCGTGCGTTACAATATGCAAAAGGCTTCGATGCACTATTAATGGTTTATCCCGAAAATAAATCTATCGCAGGTAAATCTCAGATCAACGAGAGCAAAAACTCTGTGCTTTTGGGTATGAAAGGCTTACCTGCATTGGCTGAAGAAATGCACATTGCCCGCGATATCTTTCTGGCTTCTTACAATGAAACCAAAATCCACATCAGCAATATTTCAACTGCAGGGGCTGTCGCTTTAATCCGTAAGGCAAAGAAAGATGGTGTTCAGGTTTCATGTGATGTAACGGCACATCACCTGGTGTTTACAGAAGAACTTTTAAGCGATTTTGATAGTAATTATAAGGTTAAACCACCATTGCGCGCAAAAGCTGATGTAAAAGCGCTAATTGCTGGTTTAAAAGATGGAACCATCGATGCCATTACTTCTCAGCATCGCCCAGAGGAAATCGAATTTAAAAATGTAGAGTTCGAGATTGCCCACTACGGCATTATTGCTTTGCAAACTGTATTGCCATTGTTACTAAAAGCCGGGCTGGATATTGCTTTAATTGCAGAGAAGTTGGCTATTAATCCACGTAAATTGTTAAATTTAACTGTTCCGGTAATGGAAGAAGGCGCCGAAGCCAACTTTACGGTATTAAATACAACAGAAAAATGGATGTATAATGCAGCTAGTAACCATTCAAGATCGGCAAACAGTCCGTTATTGGGTACTGAACTTACCGGCAAAGTAAAACTGGTTTATAATAATAATCAGTACTGGGAGAGTTAG